In one window of Bos taurus isolate L1 Dominette 01449 registration number 42190680 breed Hereford chromosome 15, ARS-UCD2.0, whole genome shotgun sequence DNA:
- the OR51A42 gene encoding olfactory receptor family 51 subfamily A member 42: protein MGGILYNSSELPTFTLTGLPGLENSQHWMFLLLGTLYIVSIVGNALILFIVKEEQSLHQPMYYFLSLLSVNDLGVSFSTLPTVLATFCFHLRKISFDSCMAQMFFIHFFSFMESGVLLVMSFDRYVAICNPLRYTTMLTDSRVVCMGLWVITRSFCMVFPLPFLLKRLSFCKANILSHAYCLHPDLIHLPCGDITVNNIFGLFIVVSTFGLDSALILFSYVLILHSVLAIASREERLKTFNTCVSHLCAVLIFYVPMVGVSMTARYGRHAPLLVHTVMSLIYLFVPPMLNPVIYSIKTKEIRRRLVRMLVGTKF from the coding sequence ATGGGAGGTATCCTCTACAACAGCTCAGAGTTGCCAACGTTCACCCTGACAGGGCTCCCAGGGCTGGAGAACTCCCAACACTGGATGTTCTTGCTCCTCGGTACCCTCTACATTGTCTCCATTGTGGGCAATGCCCTTATCCTTTTCATTGTCAAGGAGGAGCAGAGTTTGCATCAGCCTATGTACTACTTCCTATCCCTGCTCTCAGTTAATGATCTAGGTGTGTCTTTCTCCACACTGCCCACCGTGCTAGCCACATTTTGCTTCCATTTAAGGAAGATCAGCTTTGATTCTTGCATGGCTCAAATGTTCTTTATCCACTTCTTCTCTTTCATGGAGTCTGGGGTCCTGCTGGTTATGAGttttgaccgctatgtggccatctgtaaccCTCTGCGCTACACCACCATGCTCACAGATTCCCGTGTTGTATGCATGGGCTTGTGGGTAATTACCCGCAGTTTTTGCATGGTTTTCCCACTGCCTTTCCTTCTGAAGAGGTTGTCTTTCTGCAAGGCCAATATACTGTCCCATGCCTACTGCCTTCATCCAGATCTCATCCACCTTCCCTGTGGTGACATCACCGTCAACAATATTTTCGGTCTCTTCATTGTCGTGTCTACCTTTGGCCTGGACTCTGCACTCATTCTCTTCTCATACGTGCTCATCCTGCATTCTGTACTTGCCATTGCATCTCGGGAGGAAAGGTTAAAGACATTCAACACGTGTGTGTCAcatctgtgtgctgtgctcataTTCTATGTTCCCATGGTTGGTGTGTCCATGACTGCCCGCTATGGGAGGCATGCCCCCCTACTTGTGCACACAGTCATGTCCCTCATTTATCTCTTTGTGCCTCCCATGCTCAACCCTGTCATCTATTCCATCAAAACCAAAGAGATTAGAAGGAGGCTTGTTCGAATGCTAGTGGGAACCAAGTTTTAA
- the OR51A24 gene encoding olfactory receptor family 51 subfamily A member 24 gives MGNFKINVSDAPFFILTGFPGTEAMEPWLSFPLLLLYAIAIVGNILILLIVKEEPSLHQPMYYFLSLLSVNDLGVSFSTLPTVLAALCFQARVIAFNVCLAQMFFIHLFSWTESGILLAMSFDRYVAICNPLHYAAVLTNARIVAMGLCTVLRSFALILVFPLLLHRLPFCHPRNILSHAYCLHVDMIKLACTDVSLNSHYGLSIVLFTFGLDSALILLSYVLIFRSVLAIASPGERLKTLNTCVSHVLAVLIFYVPMVSVSIVHRFGAGLPHTVHTLMSLIYLFVPPMLNPIIYSIKTKEIQRRLLKMLFRVRS, from the coding sequence ATGGGCAACTTCAAGATCAATGTCTCTGATGCTCCCTTCTTTATCTTGACGGGCTTCCCAGGAACGGAGGCCATGGAGCCCTGGCtatcttttcctctccttctgcTCTATGCCATCGCCATTGTGGGAAACATCCTGATCCTCCTCATTGTTAAGGAGGAGCCGAGTCTGCACCAGCCCATGTACTACTTCTTGTCCCTATTGTCTGTCAACGACTTGGGAGTATCCTTTTCCACACTGCCGACTGTGCTGGCTGCCCTCTGCTTCCAGGCCCGGGTGATTGCCTTTAATGTCTGCTTAGCCCAGATGTTTTTCATCCACCTCTTCTCTTGGACAGAGTCTGGCATCCTCTTGGCCATGAGCTTCGATCGCTACGTCGCCATCTGCAACCCACTGCACTATGCCGCTGTGCTCACCAATGCCCGCATTGTGGCCATGGGCCTGTGTACTGTCCTACGAAGCTTTGCTCTCATCCTGGTCTTCCCACTGCTGCTGCACAGACTACCTTTCTGCCATCCCCGGAACATCCTTTCCCATGCCTACTGCCTTCACGTGGATATGATTAAGCTGGCATGCACTGATGTCTCCCTCAATAGCCACTACGGACTGTCCATTGTGCTTTTCACCTTTGGCCTGGACTCTGCCCTCATTCTTCTCTCCTATGTACTTATCTTTCGCTCAGTGCTAGCCATTGCCTCCCCAGGGGAGCGCCTCAAGACACTCAACACATGTGTGTCCCATGTCCTAGCTGTGCTCATCTTCTATGTGCCTATGGTGAGTGTGTCCATCGTACATCGCTTTGGTGCTGGCCTGCCCCATACTGTTCACACCCTCATGTCTCTTATCTACCTCTTTGTGCCTCCCATGCTCAATCCCATCATCTACTCCATTAAGACAAAGGAGATACAGCGCAGGCTTTTAAAGATGCTCTTCAGGGTCAGGTCCTGA